One part of the Vitis riparia cultivar Riparia Gloire de Montpellier isolate 1030 chromosome 6, EGFV_Vit.rip_1.0, whole genome shotgun sequence genome encodes these proteins:
- the LOC117916106 gene encoding ribulose bisphosphate carboxylase/oxygenase activase, chloroplastic isoform X2: protein MATTVSTIGAVNRTPLSLNSSGTGGSVPSSAFFGSSLKKVSSRFTHPKIASGSFKVVAEIDENEQTEKDRWKGLAYDVSDDQQDITRGKGMVDSLFQAPMQSGTHYAVMSSYEYLSTGLRQYNLDNNMDGFYIAPAFMDKLVVHITKNFMTLPNIKVPLILGIWGGKGQGKSFQCELVFSKMGINPIMMSAGELESGNAGEPAKLIRQRYREAADIIRKGKMCCLFINDLDAGAGRLGGTTQYTVNNQMVNATLMNIADNPTNVQLPGMYNKEENPRVPIIVTGNDFSTLYAPLIRDGRMEKFYWAPNREDRIGVCKGIFRSDNVPDDDIVKIVDTFPGQSIDFFGALRARVYDDEVRKWISGVGVDFIGKKLVNSKEGPPTFEQPKMTVEKLLEYGNMLVMEQENVKRVQLADKYLSEAALGDANVDSIERGAFYGQQP, encoded by the exons ATGGCTACAACAGTCTCAACCATTGGAGCTGTTAACAGAACACCG CTGAGCTTGAACAGCTCTGGTACTGGAGGTTCAGTCCCAAGCTCCGCCTTCTTCGGGAGCAGTTTGAAGAAGGTGAGCTCAAGATTCACCCACCCAAAGATTGCATCTGGAAGCTTTAAGGTGGTTGCAGAAATCGACGAGAATGAGCAAACTGAAAAGGACAGATGGAAAGGGCTTGCCTACGATGTGTCTGATGACCAGCAGGATATCACCAGAGGAAAGGGAATGGTGGATTCTCTTTTCCAAGCTCCCATGCAATCTGGAACCCACTATGCTGTGATGAGTTCATATGAATACCTCAGCACCGGACTTCGCCA ATACAACTTGGATAACAACATGGATGGATTCTACATTGCTCCAGCATTCATGGACAAGCTTGTGGTTCACATCACCAAAAACTTCATGACCCTGCCTAACATCAAG GTTCCCCTCATTCTGGGTATTTGGGGAGGCAAAGGTCAGGGGAAATCTTTCCAGTGTGAGCTTGTCTTCTCTAAGATGGGAATCAA cCCCATCATGATGAGTGCTGGAGAACTTGAAAGTGGGAATGCAGGAGAACCTGCAAAACTGATAAGGCAGAGGTACCGTGAGGCAGCTGACATCATCAGGAAGGGAAAAATGTGCTGCCTCTTCATCAATGATCTTGATGCAGGAGCAGGTAGGCTTGGTGGAACTACCCAATACACTGTCAACAACCAGATGGTGAATGCAACCCTCATGAACATTGCCGATAACCCGACAAATGTCCAGCTCCCTGGTATGTACAACAAAGAGGAAAATCCCCGCGTCCCCATCATTGTCACTGGCAATGACTTCTCAACTCTGTATGCCCCTCTCATTCGTGATGGTCGTATGGAGAAATTCTACTGGGCTCCTAATAGGGAGGACCGGATTGGTGTTTGCAAGGGAATCTTCAGGAGCGACAACGTTCCTGATGATGATATTGTCAAGATTGTTGACACCTTCCCAGGGCAATCCATTG ACTTCTTTGGTGCCCTCAGAGCTCGGGTTTATGACGATGAAGTAAGGAAGTGGATATCAGGTGTTGGAGTTGACTTCATTGGCAAGAAGCTTGTTAACTCAAAGGAGGGTCCCCCAACTTTTGAGCAGCCCAAGATGACAGTTGAGAAGCTCCTCGAGTATGGTAACATGCTTGTGATGGAACAGGAGAATGTGAAGAGAGTTCAATTGGCTGACAAGTACTTAAGCGAGGCAGCTCTTGGAGATGCGAACGTGGATTCCATCGAGAGAGGAGCCTTTTATGGTCAGCAACCCTGA
- the LOC117916106 gene encoding ribulose bisphosphate carboxylase/oxygenase activase, chloroplastic isoform X1: protein MATTVSTIGAVNRTPLSLNSSGTGGSVPSSAFFGSSLKKVSSRFTHPKIASGSFKVVAEIDENEQTEKDRWKGLAYDVSDDQQDITRGKGMVDSLFQAPMQSGTHYAVMSSYEYLSTGLRQYNLDNNMDGFYIAPAFMDKLVVHITKNFMTLPNIKVPLILGIWGGKGQGKSFQCELVFSKMGINPIMMSAGELESGNAGEPAKLIRQRYREAADIIRKGKMCCLFINDLDAGAGRLGGTTQYTVNNQMVNATLMNIADNPTNVQLPGMYNKEENPRVPIIVTGNDFSTLYAPLIRDGRMEKFYWAPNREDRIGVCKGIFRSDNVPDDDIVKIVDTFPGQSIDFFGALRARVYDDEVRKWISGVGVDFIGKKLVNSKEGPPTFEQPKMTVEKLLEYGNMLVMEQENVKRVQLADKYLSEAALGDANVDSIERGAFYGKAAQQVGVPVPEGCTDPSAANFDPTARSDNGSCQY, encoded by the exons ATGGCTACAACAGTCTCAACCATTGGAGCTGTTAACAGAACACCG CTGAGCTTGAACAGCTCTGGTACTGGAGGTTCAGTCCCAAGCTCCGCCTTCTTCGGGAGCAGTTTGAAGAAGGTGAGCTCAAGATTCACCCACCCAAAGATTGCATCTGGAAGCTTTAAGGTGGTTGCAGAAATCGACGAGAATGAGCAAACTGAAAAGGACAGATGGAAAGGGCTTGCCTACGATGTGTCTGATGACCAGCAGGATATCACCAGAGGAAAGGGAATGGTGGATTCTCTTTTCCAAGCTCCCATGCAATCTGGAACCCACTATGCTGTGATGAGTTCATATGAATACCTCAGCACCGGACTTCGCCA ATACAACTTGGATAACAACATGGATGGATTCTACATTGCTCCAGCATTCATGGACAAGCTTGTGGTTCACATCACCAAAAACTTCATGACCCTGCCTAACATCAAG GTTCCCCTCATTCTGGGTATTTGGGGAGGCAAAGGTCAGGGGAAATCTTTCCAGTGTGAGCTTGTCTTCTCTAAGATGGGAATCAA cCCCATCATGATGAGTGCTGGAGAACTTGAAAGTGGGAATGCAGGAGAACCTGCAAAACTGATAAGGCAGAGGTACCGTGAGGCAGCTGACATCATCAGGAAGGGAAAAATGTGCTGCCTCTTCATCAATGATCTTGATGCAGGAGCAGGTAGGCTTGGTGGAACTACCCAATACACTGTCAACAACCAGATGGTGAATGCAACCCTCATGAACATTGCCGATAACCCGACAAATGTCCAGCTCCCTGGTATGTACAACAAAGAGGAAAATCCCCGCGTCCCCATCATTGTCACTGGCAATGACTTCTCAACTCTGTATGCCCCTCTCATTCGTGATGGTCGTATGGAGAAATTCTACTGGGCTCCTAATAGGGAGGACCGGATTGGTGTTTGCAAGGGAATCTTCAGGAGCGACAACGTTCCTGATGATGATATTGTCAAGATTGTTGACACCTTCCCAGGGCAATCCATTG ACTTCTTTGGTGCCCTCAGAGCTCGGGTTTATGACGATGAAGTAAGGAAGTGGATATCAGGTGTTGGAGTTGACTTCATTGGCAAGAAGCTTGTTAACTCAAAGGAGGGTCCCCCAACTTTTGAGCAGCCCAAGATGACAGTTGAGAAGCTCCTCGAGTATGGTAACATGCTTGTGATGGAACAGGAGAATGTGAAGAGAGTTCAATTGGCTGACAAGTACTTAAGCGAGGCAGCTCTTGGAGATGCGAACGTGGATTCCATCGAGAGAGGAGCCTTTTATG GCAAGGCAGCCCAACAAGTTGGTGTTCCTGTTCCTGAAGGTTGCACTGATCCATCTGCAGCAAACTTTGATCCAACTGCTAGGAGTGATAATGGGAGCTGCCAGTACTGA
- the LOC117916104 gene encoding L-type lectin-domain containing receptor kinase IV.1-like isoform X2 has protein sequence MATIVTSLHFLIILFTSVKLLALAEEAAQFIHNGFQGASLHLGGIAKIHPNGLLQLTNTSKQQIGRAFFPVPLKFNTSSVELDTILSPDLKDTDGNHVGVDVNSLDSEVSAPVTYFSNKEGKNKSLELISGKAMQVWIDYDDVQKLINVTVAPLKSPKPSMPLLSTPINLSSIFLESMYVGFSSATGAMASDHYILGWSFNRSGKAQSLEISELPSLPPRKKGRKALVVIVSLSLTTLVIVLVVLMGAGYIIRKLKFEELREEWEGEYGPQRFSYKDLYKATKGFKDKELLGAGGFGKVYRGRLPSSNLEIAVKKVSHDSKQGMREFVAEIASMGRLRHRNLVQLLGYCRRRGELLLVYDHMPNGSLDKFLFSDENPILTWPQRYHILRGVASSLLYLHEEWEQVVLHRDVKASNVLLDANLNGRLGDFGLAKLYDHDTHPQTTHVVGTVGYLAPELTRTGKATSSTDVFAFGAFMLETACGRRPVELQGYPEGGVLVDWVLECWKRGAILLTSDPRLEGNYVAEEMELVLKLGLLCSSPIPAVRPSMRQVMQYLNGDAPLPEIPRNFSSMGTFGANGEESAEVITSFPSSSGTTTVRSFSSSDSILNQGR, from the exons ATGGCTACAATAGTTACATCGCTTCACTTTTTGATCATTCTCTTCACATCTGTCAAACTCTTGGCCTTGGCAGAAGAAGCAGCCCAGTTCATCCACAATGGCTTCCAAGGAGCGAGTCTGCATCTTGGTGGAATCGCGAAGATCCACCCAAACGGTCTATTGCAGCTGACCAACACTTCAAAGCAACAAATTGGCCGCGCTTTCTTCCCAGTTCCTCTGAAGTTCAACACATCTTCTG TTGAGCTAGATACAATTTTAAGCCCAGACTTGAAAGACACAGATGGAAATCATGTGGGAGTTGATGTGAATAGCCTTGACTCTGAAGTATCAGCTCCAGTGACCTATTTTTCCAACAAAGAAGGGAAGAATAAGAGCTTAGAGCTCATAAGCGGGAAAGCTATGCAGGTTTGGATAGATTATGATGATGTGCAGAAGCTAATCAATGTGACAGTAGCTCCCCTCAAAAGCCCAAAACCAAGCATGCCTCTATTGTCAACACCCATTaatctttcttctattttcttggaGTCTATGTACGTTGGTTTCTCTTCAGCCACTGGTGCAATGGCAAGTGATCACTATATTCTTGGGTGGAGCTTCAACAGAAGTGGGAAAGCACAAAGCCTTGAAATTTCAGAGCTTCCTTCCCTACCCCCAAGGAAGAAAGGAAGGAAGGCACTAGTTGTAATTGTTTCGCTGTCACTGACAACATTAGTAATTGTTCTGGTTGTGCTCATGGGAGCCGGTTACattataagaaaattgaaatttgaagaacTACGGGAAGAGTGGGAAGGGGAATATGGTCCTCAAAGATTCTCCTATAAGGATCTCTACAAAGCAACCAAAGGTTTCAAAGACAAAGAGCTTCTTGGAGCAGGGGGTTTTGGGAAGGTTTATAGAGGAAGACTTCCTTCTTCAAACTTAGAAATTGCAGTCAAGAAAGTGTCTCATGATTCAAAGCAAGGGATGAGGGAATTTGTGGCTGAAATTGCAAGCATGGGAAGGCTTAGGCATAGGAACTTAGTCCAGCTCCTTGGATATTGTCGGCGAAGAGGGGAACTGCTCTTGGTCTATGATCATATGCCTAATGGCAGCCTTGACAAGTTCCTATTTAGCGATGAAAATCCGATCCTTACTTGGCCTCAACGGTACCATATCCTCAGAGGAGTAGCATCTAGTCTTTTATATCTGCATGAAGAGTGGGAACAAGTTGTTCTCCATAGAGATGTGAAGGCTAGCAATGTTCTCCTAGACGCCAATCTGAATGGCCGGCTAGGAGACTTTGGGCTTGCTAAATTATATGATCATGATACCCACCCTCAAACTACTCATGTAGTTGGGACCGTGGGATATCTGGCACCAGAGCTTACTAGAACAGGGAAGGCAACTAGTAGCACTGATGTGTTTGCTTTTGGGGCTTTCATGCTTGAAACGGCTTGTGGCAGGAGGCCTGTGGAGCTACAAGGATATCCTGAAGGGGGGGTTCTGGTTGATTGGGTTCTTGAATGCTGGAAAAGAGGAGCTATTCTTCTGACTAGTGATCCTAGATTGGAAGGTAATTACGTTGCAGAGGAAATGGAATTGGTTTTGAAACTAGGCCTGCTTTGTTCAAGCCCTATACCTGCAGTTCGGCCTAGCATGAGGCAAGTGATGCAGTACTTGAATGGAGATGCTCCTTTGCCAGAGATACCACGTAACTTTTCCAGTATGGGAACATTTGGAGCAAATGGTGAAGAATCAGCTGAGGTTATCACGTCATTCCCTTCATCATCTGGGACGACTACTGTCCGTTCATTCTCTAGCTCTGATTCAATCCTCAACCAAGGTCGATGA
- the LOC117916104 gene encoding L-type lectin-domain containing receptor kinase IV.1-like isoform X1, with translation MATIVTSLHFLIILFTSVKLLALAEEAAQFIHNGFQGASLHLGGIAKIHPNGLLQLTNTSKQQIGRAFFPVPLKFNTSSGDSKSLSFSTIFAFAIVPEWQAIGGHGIVFTIAPSMDFPGAVASQYLGLFNVTNNGNSSNHVFAVELDTILSPDLKDTDGNHVGVDVNSLDSEVSAPVTYFSNKEGKNKSLELISGKAMQVWIDYDDVQKLINVTVAPLKSPKPSMPLLSTPINLSSIFLESMYVGFSSATGAMASDHYILGWSFNRSGKAQSLEISELPSLPPRKKGRKALVVIVSLSLTTLVIVLVVLMGAGYIIRKLKFEELREEWEGEYGPQRFSYKDLYKATKGFKDKELLGAGGFGKVYRGRLPSSNLEIAVKKVSHDSKQGMREFVAEIASMGRLRHRNLVQLLGYCRRRGELLLVYDHMPNGSLDKFLFSDENPILTWPQRYHILRGVASSLLYLHEEWEQVVLHRDVKASNVLLDANLNGRLGDFGLAKLYDHDTHPQTTHVVGTVGYLAPELTRTGKATSSTDVFAFGAFMLETACGRRPVELQGYPEGGVLVDWVLECWKRGAILLTSDPRLEGNYVAEEMELVLKLGLLCSSPIPAVRPSMRQVMQYLNGDAPLPEIPRNFSSMGTFGANGEESAEVITSFPSSSGTTTVRSFSSSDSILNQGR, from the coding sequence ATGGCTACAATAGTTACATCGCTTCACTTTTTGATCATTCTCTTCACATCTGTCAAACTCTTGGCCTTGGCAGAAGAAGCAGCCCAGTTCATCCACAATGGCTTCCAAGGAGCGAGTCTGCATCTTGGTGGAATCGCGAAGATCCACCCAAACGGTCTATTGCAGCTGACCAACACTTCAAAGCAACAAATTGGCCGCGCTTTCTTCCCAGTTCCTCTGAAGTTCAACACATCTTCTGGTGATTCCAAGTCTCTCTCATTTTCTACCATTTTTGCATTTGCAATAGTTCCTGAATGGCAGGCTATTGGTGGCCATGGTATTGTCTTCACCATTGCGCCATCCATGGACTTCCCTGGAGCTGTGGCAAGCCAATATTTGGGACTCTTCAATGTTACAAACAACGGTAATTCTTCCAATCATGTGTTTGCAGTTGAGCTAGATACAATTTTAAGCCCAGACTTGAAAGACACAGATGGAAATCATGTGGGAGTTGATGTGAATAGCCTTGACTCTGAAGTATCAGCTCCAGTGACCTATTTTTCCAACAAAGAAGGGAAGAATAAGAGCTTAGAGCTCATAAGCGGGAAAGCTATGCAGGTTTGGATAGATTATGATGATGTGCAGAAGCTAATCAATGTGACAGTAGCTCCCCTCAAAAGCCCAAAACCAAGCATGCCTCTATTGTCAACACCCATTaatctttcttctattttcttggaGTCTATGTACGTTGGTTTCTCTTCAGCCACTGGTGCAATGGCAAGTGATCACTATATTCTTGGGTGGAGCTTCAACAGAAGTGGGAAAGCACAAAGCCTTGAAATTTCAGAGCTTCCTTCCCTACCCCCAAGGAAGAAAGGAAGGAAGGCACTAGTTGTAATTGTTTCGCTGTCACTGACAACATTAGTAATTGTTCTGGTTGTGCTCATGGGAGCCGGTTACattataagaaaattgaaatttgaagaacTACGGGAAGAGTGGGAAGGGGAATATGGTCCTCAAAGATTCTCCTATAAGGATCTCTACAAAGCAACCAAAGGTTTCAAAGACAAAGAGCTTCTTGGAGCAGGGGGTTTTGGGAAGGTTTATAGAGGAAGACTTCCTTCTTCAAACTTAGAAATTGCAGTCAAGAAAGTGTCTCATGATTCAAAGCAAGGGATGAGGGAATTTGTGGCTGAAATTGCAAGCATGGGAAGGCTTAGGCATAGGAACTTAGTCCAGCTCCTTGGATATTGTCGGCGAAGAGGGGAACTGCTCTTGGTCTATGATCATATGCCTAATGGCAGCCTTGACAAGTTCCTATTTAGCGATGAAAATCCGATCCTTACTTGGCCTCAACGGTACCATATCCTCAGAGGAGTAGCATCTAGTCTTTTATATCTGCATGAAGAGTGGGAACAAGTTGTTCTCCATAGAGATGTGAAGGCTAGCAATGTTCTCCTAGACGCCAATCTGAATGGCCGGCTAGGAGACTTTGGGCTTGCTAAATTATATGATCATGATACCCACCCTCAAACTACTCATGTAGTTGGGACCGTGGGATATCTGGCACCAGAGCTTACTAGAACAGGGAAGGCAACTAGTAGCACTGATGTGTTTGCTTTTGGGGCTTTCATGCTTGAAACGGCTTGTGGCAGGAGGCCTGTGGAGCTACAAGGATATCCTGAAGGGGGGGTTCTGGTTGATTGGGTTCTTGAATGCTGGAAAAGAGGAGCTATTCTTCTGACTAGTGATCCTAGATTGGAAGGTAATTACGTTGCAGAGGAAATGGAATTGGTTTTGAAACTAGGCCTGCTTTGTTCAAGCCCTATACCTGCAGTTCGGCCTAGCATGAGGCAAGTGATGCAGTACTTGAATGGAGATGCTCCTTTGCCAGAGATACCACGTAACTTTTCCAGTATGGGAACATTTGGAGCAAATGGTGAAGAATCAGCTGAGGTTATCACGTCATTCCCTTCATCATCTGGGACGACTACTGTCCGTTCATTCTCTAGCTCTGATTCAATCCTCAACCAAGGTCGATGA
- the LOC117917054 gene encoding uncharacterized protein LOC117917054, with translation MEYHIDKPHKKSRSHNKSKRDKSPTRLQKRAPKSLQLDIVVSANPFQPSAASSHTVIPFLSPLILTPPPQPTTGTDEAIQRQSNEKKAVPPPSGGWQHPAVVALPEPSSLYNVFQSQCMLLNNL, from the coding sequence ATGGAGTATCATATCGACAAACCTCACAAGAAGTCAAGATCACACAACAAGTCCAAGAGAGACAAATCCCCCACCAGGCTACAGAAGCGCGCTCCCAAGTCGCTTCAGCTTGATATCGTCGTCTCCGCCAACCCCTTCCAGCCATCTGCTGCTTCTTCCCACACCGTGATTCCATTCCTATCGCCGCTGATTCTGACACCACCCCCACAACCCACCACGGGCACGGATGAAGCAATTCAACGGCAGAGCAATGAGAAGAAAGCTGTACCACCTCCCTCAGGCGGGTGGCAACATCCGGCGGTGGTTGCATTGCCGGAACCATCTTCCCTGTATAATGTCTTTCAATCACAGTGTATGCTGTTGAACAACTTATGA
- the LOC117916105 gene encoding D-xylose-proton symporter-like 3, chloroplastic — protein sequence MASSSWSQSLFNLKLSHSHPALHHPKHSQSLFFKFNSHPSSPFFYGSQFKSQTYMPPKPPLLQSSRLVFKLGAQSEGSSGEETRSLDSDAIYQEVFSWSSVVLPFLFPALGGLLFGYDIGATSGATISLQSPELSGITWFELSAVQLGLVVSGSLYGALLGSILVYPIADFLGRRGELITAAILYALGGLITASAPELDVLLVGRLLYGLGIGLAMHGAPLYIAETCPSQIRGTLISLKELLIVLGILLGYFVGSFEINEVGGWRYMYGLSAPIASLMGLGMWTLPPSPRWLLLRAVQGKGSLQEYKEKAIHALSKLRGRPAGDKVSDMQIEHTLASLKSAYTDQESEGSFLEVFQGSSLKAFIIGGGLVLSQQITGQPSVLYFAGSILQTAGFSAASDAARVSVLIGFFKLLMTGIAVLKVDDIGRRPLLIGGVGGLALSLLLLSAYYKFLGGFPVVAVAALLLYVGCYQISFGPISWLMVSEIFPLRTRGRGISLAVLTNFGSNAIVTFAFSPLEELLGAENLFLLFGIIALLSLLFVIVYVPETKGLSLEEIESKILK from the exons ATGGCTTCCAGTTCATGGTCTCAGTCTCTCTTCAACCTCAAGCTCTCACATTCACACCCAGCACTTCACCATCCCAAGCACTCCCAGTCTCTCTTCTTCAAATTTAACTCTCACCCATCTTCACCCTTCTTCTATGGTTCTCAATTCAAGTCCCAAACTTACATGCCTCCGAAGCCACCGTTGCTCCAGAGTAGCAGGCTCGTGTTCAAG TTGGGGGCTCAGAGTGAGGGTTCTTCTGGGGAAGAAACTAGGTCGCTTGATTCTGACGCGATATACCAGGAGGTTTTTTCTTGGTCTTCGGTTGTTTTGCC CTTTTTGTTCCCTGCTTTGGGAGGTCTGTTATTTGGGTATGACATTGGTGCAACCTCTGGTGCTACTATTTCTTTGCAG TCTCCTGAGCTTAGTGGCATTACTTGGTTTGAACTTTCAGCTGTTCAGCTTGGTCTTGTG GTTAGTGGTTCCTTATATGGAGCTCTTCTTGGTTCCATCCTTGTCTACCCAATTGCAGATTTCCTAG GGAGGAGGGGGGAACTCATTACAGCAGCCATTCTATATGCTCTTGGTGGTTTGATCACCGCATCTGCTCCAGAACTTGATGTTCTCTTGGTAGGGCGGCTTCTATATGGCCTTGGCATCGGTTTG GCCATGCATGGGGCTCCTCTTTATATTGCAGAGACTTGCCCATCTCAGATTCGTGGGACTCTAATATCTTTGAAGGAACTCCTCATAGTTTTGGGGATTTTG TTGGGTTATTTTGTTGGAAGTTTCGAGATTAATGAAGTGGGAGGGTGGCGTTACATGTATGGGCTTAGTGCTCCGATTGCTTCATTAATGGGATTAGGCATGTGGACTCTCCCACCATCCCCTCGCTGGTTACTCCTCAGGGCAGTTCAAGGTAAAGGGTCTTTGCAAGAGTACAAGGAGAAGGCCATCCATGCTCTTAGTAAATTGAGAGGACGACCTGCTGGTGACAAAGTGTCTGATATGCAAATAGAACACACTCTGGCCTCATTGAAATCGGCCTATACAGATCAGGAATCTGAAGGAAGTTTCTTGGAGGTGTTTCAAGGGTCAAGTTTGAAAGCTTTCATAATTGGTGGAGGTTTGGTCCTTTCTCAGCAG ATAACTGGGCAACCAAGTGTCCTGTACTTTGCGGGTTCAATTCTCCAG ACTGCCGGGTTCTCTGCTGCTTCTGATGCTGCCCGTGTTTCggttttgattggttttttcAAG TTATTGATGACAGGGATTGCTGTTCTAAAAGTTGATGATATTGGAAGACGACCCTTGCTGATCGGAGGAGTTGGTGGACTT GCTCTTTCCTTACTTCTCCTTTCAGCATATTACAAATTTCTTGGGGGCTTCCCTGTTGTTGCTGTAGCTGCTCTACTTCTCTATGTTGGCTGCTACCAG ATATCTTTTGGACCAATCAGTTGGCTTATGGTGTCAGAGATATTCCCTCTTCGCACAAGAGGGCGAGGAATTAGTCTTGCTGTTCTTACTAACTTCGGCTCAAATGCAATTGTGACTTTTGCTTTTTCACCATTGGAG GAGCTGCTGGGGGCAGAGAACCTTTTCCTCCTCTTCGGTATTATTGCATTGCTATCACTCCTTTTTGTAATTGTCTATGTTCCAGAGACCAAAGGTTTGAGCTTGGAAGAAATTGAATCCAAAATCTTGAAGTGA
- the LOC117917055 gene encoding pentatricopeptide repeat-containing protein At4g13650-like translates to MSFRLPSYLLRRTPPEVCKTAYQLRSRAVTTQTNRLALFPGNDFFSCNGHIACDTDEKQSSVDLKLLAQLQQHGSAPTAHILNRMVSSCAKSGSVFVGIQLHSTIIKVGFDSNVYICSALVDMYGKCGAVSSAQRLFDEMPHRNVVTWNSLISGYLHVGCPEIAIELFLEMVKVGIDPTPFSVSAVLVGCWRMEDTKLGIQVHGLCMKCGFCYNIVVGTCLIDLYSKGWNIDASRLMFDLMPERNIITWTSMVAGYAHCQQPVAAMVLVRDMQRLGIRLNYVTYNCLLSSFSSSNDLDHCKQVHCRIIREGLESNSYLEVTLVTVYSECSSSLEDFNKVCSGVTRWDQISWNAVIGGLSNLGNGEAALKCFSKMRQAGIDMDLFTFTSVLRAIGMISTLDEGKQIHALVLKAGYGSNLNVQNGLVSMYARCGSINDAKRVFSLMDRHDVISWNSLLSGCAYHGYGREAVELFEQMRRSGVKPDNTTFLVVLSACRHVGLLDKGLEYFDLMRNDYSLESPTTEHYSSMVDLFSRAGYLSEAEDFINTMPIEPGSSVYKALLSACQVHGNVEIAVRCAKKLLQMCPNDPVIYVLLSNVQATVGYWDNAASIRKVMCDRGVRKEPGYSWI, encoded by the coding sequence ATGAGCTTTCGCCTTCCTAGTTATCTCCTGCGACGCACCCCACCTGAAGTGTGTAAAACAGCCTACCAGTTACGTTCCCGCGCTGTAACGACTCAAACCAACCGCCTTGCTCTTTTCCCGGGGAAcgatttcttctcttgtaacgGCCACATCGCTTGTGACACCGACGAAAAACAGAGTTCAGTCGATTTGAAGCTCTTGGCTCAGTTGCAGCAACATGGGTCTGCACCTACCGCTCACATTCTCAACAGAATGGTCTCCTCGTGCGCGAAATCTGGGTCTGTCTTTGTGGGAATTCAGCTTCATTCCACCATAATCAAGGTGGGTTTTGATTCAAATGTCTATATTTGCAGTGCTCTTGTGGATATGTATGGTAAATGTGGTGCGGTTTCAAGTGCTCAGCGGCTATTCGATGAAATGCCCCATCGGAACGTGGTCACTTGGAATTCATTAATATCTGGTTATTTGCATGTGGGTTGCCCAGAAATTGCAATCGAATTGTTTTTGGAGATGGTCAAAGTGGGTATAGACCCGACTCCTTTCAGTGTTTCGGCTGTTTTAGTGGGTTGTTGGCGAATGGAAGACACAAAACTTGGGATTCAGGTGCATGGTTTGTGTATGAAGTGTGGGTTTTGCTATAATATTGTTGTTGGAACGTGCTTAATAGATTTGTACTCAAAGGGTTGGAATATTGATGCTTCGAGACTAATGTTTGATCTCATGCCAGAAAGAAATATTATTACTTGGACTTCAATGGTTGCTGGCTATGCTCATTGTCAGCAACCTGTTGCTGCGATGGTTTTAGTTAGAGACATGCAGCGGTTGGGTATCAGGTTGAATTATGTGACTTATAATTGTCTATTGAGCTCTTTTTCTAGTTCAAATGATTTGGATCATTGTAAGCAAGTTCACTGTAGGATAATTCGTGAGGGTTTGGAGTCTAATTCATATTTGGAAGTTACCCTTGTGACAGTATATTCAGAATGTAGCAGTAGTTTGGAGGACTTTAATAAGGTCTGCTCAGGTGTTACAAGATGGGATCAAATCTCCTGGAATGCAGTCATTGGTGGTTTatcaaatttaggaaatggtGAAGCAGCCCTCAAATGCTTCTCTAAAATGAGGCAGGCAGGCATTGATATGGACCTCTTTACATTTACAAGTGTCTTAAGAGCAATAGGAATGATTTCAACCCTTGATGAGGGAAAGCAAATTCATGCTCTGGTTTTGAAAGCGGGCTATGGCTCAAATCTTAATGTTCAAAATGGCCTTGTTTCCATGTATGCAAGATGTGGCTCAATTAATGATGCAAAGAGGGTTTTCTCATTGATGGACAGACATGATGTGATCTCATGGAATTCATTGCTATCCGGGTGTGCTTATCATGGGTATGGTAGAGAAGCTGTTGAATTGTTTGAACAGATGAGAAGAAGTGGGGTCAAACCAGATAATACCACCTTTCTTGTTGTGCTCTCTGCTTGTAGGCATGTTGGGTTGCTGGACAAGGGTCTTGAGTATTTTGATTTGATGAGAAATGATTATTCACTAGAATCTCCCACAACAGAGCATTATTCTAGTATGGTTGATCTTTTTAGTCGAGCTGGATATTTATCAGAAGCGGAAGACTTTATCAATACCATGCCAATAGAGCCAGGATCCTCCGTCTACAAAGCTCTGTTAAGTGCTTGTCAAGTTCATGGAAATGTGGAAATTGCAGTACGATGCGCAAAAAAACTTCTCCAGATGTGCCCCAATGATCCTGTGATTTATGTGCTGTTGTCAAATGTACAGGCAACAGTTGGTTATTGGGATAATGCAGCAAGCATAAGAAAGGTCATGTGTGATAGAGGAGTGAGGAAGGAACCTGGTTACAGTTGGATTTAA